The proteins below come from a single Methanobacteriaceae archaeon genomic window:
- a CDS encoding 3-isopropylmalate dehydratase small subunit — translation MDKILKGKVWKFGDDIDTDIIIPGRYLILTGEKELAEHVMEGLDPEFHKKVGEGDILVAGKNFGCGSSREHAPIALKGAGISAVVAESFARIFYRNAINVGLPLLESKNISKNVDEGDEIQVNMEKGIIKNLKTGEEFKIIGLPDFMLGILEEGGLIPYLKENMDEIKEA, via the coding sequence ATGGATAAAATCCTTAAAGGAAAGGTATGGAAATTTGGTGATGATATAGACACTGATATAATAATCCCTGGACGGTATCTGATATTAACCGGTGAGAAAGAACTGGCAGAACATGTTATGGAAGGATTAGATCCTGAATTCCATAAAAAAGTTGGTGAAGGAGATATTCTGGTTGCAGGGAAGAATTTCGGCTGCGGATCTTCACGCGAACATGCACCCATAGCTTTAAAGGGTGCCGGGATCTCTGCAGTAGTAGCTGAGTCCTTTGCCAGGATATTCTACAGGAACGCCATAAATGTGGGCCTACCCCTCTTAGAATCCAAAAACATATCTAAAAATGTTGATGAAGGTGACGAAATCCAAGTAAATATGGAGAAGGGGATCATTAAAAACTTGAAAACCGGCGAGGAATTTAAAATAATAGGGCTCCCTGACTTTATGTTAGGTATTCTAGAGGAAGGGGGACTTATTCCTTACCTCAAAGAGAATATGGATGAAATTAAAGAAGCTTGA
- a CDS encoding 3-isopropylmalate dehydratase large subunit, with the protein MSMTMAEKILAKAAGLEETAAGNIVMANIDVAMTHDLTGPLSVESFQKIGVEQVWDPEKIVVIFDHQVPADSLEAAQNHITMREFVEKQGIENFYDVREGVCHQVLPEKGHVVPGEVVVGTDSHTCTHGALGAFATGIGSTDMAMVFATGKLWFKVPETIKFEIEGKLDKYVYSKDVVLNIIGQVGADGATYQACEFGGPTTMDMSVSDRMALCNMAIEMGGKTGLVEVDDKTINYLKGRTNKPYEVFKTDDDAESLTTMHLDVDDLEPQIACPHNVDNVKSVGEVDGTPIDQVFLGSCTNGRLDDLRVAAEILKGKQVSHDVRMLVIPASREVYRQALDEGLMNIFVDAGALVCNPCCGPCLGGHVGLLGPGEVSLSTSNRNFKGRQGSPEAEVYLSSAAVAAASAIKGAITDPR; encoded by the coding sequence ATGTCAATGACCATGGCAGAGAAAATACTTGCAAAAGCAGCAGGATTAGAAGAAACCGCAGCAGGTAATATTGTGATGGCCAACATAGATGTGGCCATGACTCATGATCTAACCGGACCACTATCTGTGGAATCATTCCAGAAAATTGGGGTGGAACAGGTATGGGATCCGGAAAAGATCGTGGTGATATTCGACCACCAGGTACCAGCCGACTCACTGGAAGCAGCCCAAAACCACATAACCATGAGGGAATTCGTGGAAAAACAGGGAATAGAGAATTTTTATGATGTTAGGGAGGGGGTATGTCACCAAGTGCTACCAGAAAAGGGGCACGTGGTCCCTGGCGAAGTAGTAGTTGGAACAGACTCCCACACTTGCACTCACGGAGCATTAGGGGCATTCGCCACTGGAATCGGATCAACAGACATGGCCATGGTCTTTGCCACTGGAAAACTCTGGTTCAAGGTCCCTGAAACCATAAAATTCGAGATAGAAGGAAAGCTGGATAAATACGTCTACTCAAAAGATGTGGTACTGAATATAATTGGACAGGTTGGTGCAGATGGTGCAACCTACCAGGCCTGTGAATTCGGAGGCCCAACCACCATGGATATGTCAGTATCAGACCGGATGGCACTATGCAACATGGCCATAGAAATGGGAGGTAAAACCGGTCTGGTGGAAGTGGATGATAAGACCATCAACTACCTTAAAGGACGCACAAACAAACCATACGAAGTATTCAAAACCGATGATGATGCAGAGTCCCTGACCACCATGCACCTCGATGTGGATGATCTGGAACCTCAAATTGCCTGCCCCCACAACGTTGATAATGTCAAATCAGTGGGTGAAGTGGATGGAACACCCATAGACCAGGTATTTCTAGGTTCATGTACTAACGGGCGCCTGGATGATCTCCGGGTGGCTGCAGAAATCCTAAAAGGAAAACAGGTCTCCCATGATGTGCGCATGCTGGTGATACCTGCTTCACGCGAAGTTTACCGCCAGGCACTGGATGAAGGACTTATGAACATATTCGTGGATGCTGGAGCTTTAGTATGCAACCCTTGCTGCGGACCCTGCTTAGGTGGCCATGTAGGGCTCCTGGGACCCGGAGAAGTGAGTCTATCCACCTCCAACCGGAACTTCAAAGGAAGACAGGGAAGTCCAGAAGCAGAAGTTTATCTTAGTTCTGCCGCAGTAGCAGCTGCATCAGCCATTAAAGGCGCCATAACCGATCCCAGATAA
- a CDS encoding MarR family transcriptional regulator → MNRELELVESMDKLSKLMRKFQTQLRSGDLKEYTLRQLYYIELIDKNEGISVSELAKTLDVKKSTVSVAINQLIDLGIVNKIQSKDDKRFYFLELTPKGNQIMEMHKQIHKDTIKKILKILDPEEVENFVNIVNKITVSRL, encoded by the coding sequence ATGAACCGGGAGCTTGAACTGGTTGAATCAATGGATAAATTAAGCAAGCTAATGAGAAAATTCCAAACACAACTTCGAAGTGGAGATTTAAAGGAATATACATTACGACAACTATACTACATTGAATTAATAGATAAAAATGAAGGAATAAGCGTTTCAGAACTAGCAAAAACCTTGGATGTTAAAAAATCAACAGTATCCGTGGCTATAAACCAGTTAATTGATCTGGGAATTGTGAACAAAATACAGTCCAAGGACGATAAACGTTTCTATTTCCTAGAACTAACTCCGAAAGGCAATCAAATAATGGAAATGCACAAACAGATACATAAAGATACAATTAAAAAAATTTTGAAGATTTTAGACCCGGAAGAAGTTGAAAATTTCGTGAATATTGTAAATAAAATTACAGTTTCCAGATTATAG
- a CDS encoding replication factor A, with translation MREINQEIKDEYEKIKDKISYEEFLEKMEEYKKDNADVSFIDDISIAHMVVGDYITEKNEPLEEKKEFWQIKDLQAGTHHVNLLGRVMNISNVKKFTSKKGREGKLANLILADATGRIRVVFWTENIKLLKKFQEGDVIKIDDVEVKQGFREDEAHLNARSTIKKLDPEDYPDLPPYNSKITPLKEIKGDMEVNVVARIIRIPRIRSFDRNGKEGKVASLELQDESGSMQFTLWNNDTALIDDLDLKEGDAIKILGAQSRVRNGEISLSHSWIGRIEKGDFDVPEYEENILKLGDAHEMRNVTLLGLVSKVYDTITFERDDGTTGKVRSLELEDDTGAIRVTLWNEDAEIEVKKGDIMKIIGGNIEFDDYSGTNYRVNTNWNTKLIINPPIDPKMKEVLIEVGKYIKPIKIGDLNKIEDDGEEVDVVGRVVNLYEPNEFQRDDGTTGLVRSAELADETGMVRVSLWDSKAEHPLKEGDALKIENARTRLGDYQVDLSVGRTSRIIKPTEEEISQLPSLKDVESMLYQTKQIEELVEGDRDVSVIGRILSMSEPNQFTKSDGSSGIVRSMEIADETGVVRTSLWDDQANSPLKEGELVKIENPRVNLRNDRIELSVGRTTLITKPKEDEISIPTLEEIQEKLYPSKKIEDIEEGDQNIKVSGEVIDIRGNKILFEMCPNCNKRVNWVDDSYICDICGEEIEKPKMLMIIGLEVEDDTGNITITFFRKSAEEVLGMTTPEAEEIIAATGDEGSLEEKVGDLVGRNITVIADANYDEYNEEIRLNAKKLVDVKL, from the coding sequence ATGAGGGAAATTAACCAAGAGATAAAGGACGAATATGAGAAGATCAAGGATAAAATCTCATATGAAGAATTTTTAGAAAAAATGGAAGAATATAAAAAAGATAACGCTGATGTAAGCTTTATTGATGATATTAGCATAGCCCATATGGTTGTGGGCGATTATATTACAGAAAAAAATGAACCCCTTGAAGAAAAAAAAGAATTCTGGCAGATAAAAGATTTGCAGGCGGGCACCCATCACGTGAACCTCTTGGGAAGAGTAATGAACATTTCTAATGTTAAAAAATTCACCAGCAAGAAGGGACGTGAAGGGAAATTAGCCAACCTGATCCTTGCTGATGCCACCGGCAGGATAAGAGTTGTTTTCTGGACAGAAAATATTAAACTACTCAAGAAATTTCAGGAAGGAGATGTAATAAAAATAGATGATGTGGAGGTAAAACAAGGATTTCGGGAAGACGAAGCCCACTTAAACGCACGATCTACAATTAAAAAACTTGATCCAGAAGATTACCCTGATTTACCCCCATATAACTCTAAAATAACGCCATTAAAAGAAATTAAAGGTGACATGGAAGTAAATGTAGTTGCCCGCATTATTAGAATTCCCAGAATCCGTTCTTTTGACCGTAATGGTAAAGAAGGAAAGGTTGCGTCCCTGGAATTGCAGGATGAAAGTGGAAGCATGCAGTTCACCTTGTGGAACAATGACACAGCCCTCATAGATGATCTTGATTTAAAAGAAGGTGACGCTATCAAAATACTAGGAGCGCAGAGCAGAGTCCGCAATGGAGAGATATCATTAAGCCACTCCTGGATTGGTAGAATTGAAAAAGGAGACTTTGATGTTCCAGAATATGAGGAAAATATTCTGAAACTAGGGGATGCCCATGAAATGAGAAATGTTACTCTGTTAGGCCTGGTAAGCAAAGTTTACGACACCATAACCTTTGAAAGAGACGATGGAACCACTGGAAAAGTTAGATCCCTGGAATTGGAGGACGATACCGGGGCTATCCGGGTGACGCTGTGGAATGAAGATGCAGAAATAGAGGTCAAAAAAGGAGACATAATGAAAATCATTGGAGGTAACATTGAATTTGATGATTATTCTGGCACCAACTACCGGGTTAACACCAATTGGAACACTAAACTCATAATAAACCCGCCAATTGACCCCAAAATGAAAGAAGTTTTGATTGAAGTGGGTAAATATATAAAACCCATAAAAATCGGGGATTTGAATAAAATTGAAGATGATGGAGAAGAAGTAGATGTAGTTGGCCGGGTAGTAAATCTATATGAACCCAACGAATTCCAGAGGGATGATGGAACTACTGGTTTGGTAAGAAGTGCTGAACTTGCCGATGAAACTGGAATGGTAAGGGTTTCCTTGTGGGATAGTAAAGCAGAACATCCCCTGAAAGAGGGAGATGCTCTGAAAATAGAAAATGCACGCACCCGGCTGGGAGACTATCAAGTGGATCTGAGTGTGGGCAGAACATCCAGAATAATCAAACCCACTGAAGAGGAAATCTCCCAATTACCATCCCTGAAAGATGTTGAATCAATGCTATACCAAACCAAACAGATTGAAGAACTGGTTGAAGGAGATCGGGATGTCAGCGTCATTGGCAGGATTCTAAGCATGAGCGAACCTAACCAGTTCACTAAAAGCGATGGTAGCTCAGGGATTGTTCGTTCGATGGAAATAGCTGATGAAACTGGAGTGGTGAGAACTTCACTGTGGGATGATCAGGCCAATTCCCCCCTTAAAGAAGGAGAATTAGTTAAAATTGAGAACCCCCGGGTTAACTTAAGAAATGATCGTATTGAACTCAGCGTGGGTAGAACAACCCTTATAACTAAACCCAAAGAAGATGAAATCTCTATTCCCACTTTAGAAGAAATCCAGGAAAAATTATATCCCTCTAAAAAGATTGAAGACATTGAAGAAGGAGATCAAAATATCAAGGTCAGTGGCGAGGTTATTGACATTCGGGGAAATAAAATACTCTTTGAAATGTGTCCCAACTGCAACAAGAGAGTTAATTGGGTGGATGACTCCTATATATGTGATATCTGTGGTGAAGAAATTGAAAAACCCAAAATGCTGATGATCATCGGACTCGAGGTGGAGGACGACACTGGCAACATAACTATTACCTTCTTCCGAAAATCAGCAGAAGAGGTTTTGGGAATGACCACCCCGGAAGCAGAAGAAATCATAGCCGCTACTGGAGACGAAGGATCACTGGAAGAAAAAGTAGGTGATCTGGTGGGCAGAAACATCACCGTAATCGCTGATGCCAACTATGATGAATACAATGAGGAAATTCGACTAAATGCCAAGAAACTGGTGGATGTGAAACTTTAA
- the radA gene encoding DNA repair and recombination protein RadA encodes MVELEDLPSVGEKTAQKLRDAGFADMMRLATATAKELSVKAEIGEGVAEKVIEAARKAEQIDFETALDVMERRKDVGRITTGSTGVNELIGGGIETQAITEVFGEFGSGKSQISHEIAVTVQLPPEKGGLSGECVYIDTENTFRPERIEQIAKGFELDVEEVLSKIHIARAFNSSHQILMADKVNELIQGDVNIRLVIVDSLTAHFRAEYVGRESLATRQQKLNQHLHTLQNIANTYNVAVFVTNQVQARPDAFFGSPTKAIGGHVLGHAATYRIWLKKGLAGKRIARLVDSPHLPEGEAVFKIATEGIID; translated from the coding sequence ATGGTGGAACTGGAAGACTTACCAAGTGTGGGGGAAAAAACTGCTCAGAAACTTAGAGATGCTGGTTTTGCAGATATGATGCGTCTGGCCACAGCTACAGCCAAAGAACTAAGTGTTAAAGCCGAAATTGGTGAAGGTGTGGCGGAGAAGGTGATCGAGGCTGCTCGCAAGGCCGAGCAAATTGACTTTGAAACTGCCCTGGATGTGATGGAACGCCGGAAAGACGTTGGAAGGATAACTACTGGCAGCACAGGAGTTAACGAATTGATTGGCGGAGGTATAGAAACCCAGGCAATTACCGAGGTTTTCGGAGAGTTCGGATCTGGTAAAAGCCAGATATCACATGAAATAGCCGTGACCGTGCAGTTACCCCCAGAAAAAGGAGGTCTCAGTGGAGAATGTGTTTATATAGATACTGAGAACACCTTCAGACCTGAAAGAATAGAACAAATAGCTAAAGGTTTTGAACTGGATGTTGAAGAAGTTTTAAGCAAGATTCACATTGCAAGGGCCTTTAATTCCAGCCATCAGATACTGATGGCAGATAAGGTTAACGAACTCATACAGGGTGATGTGAATATCCGTCTGGTGATTGTAGATTCACTCACCGCCCACTTCCGTGCTGAGTACGTGGGAAGGGAGTCCCTGGCCACCCGCCAGCAGAAGCTAAACCAGCACCTGCACACCTTGCAGAACATTGCCAACACCTACAATGTGGCGGTTTTTGTTACCAACCAGGTGCAGGCACGTCCCGATGCCTTCTTCGGCAGCCCTACCAAGGCTATTGGAGGTCATGTCTTGGGACACGCTGCTACCTACCGGATCTGGCTAAAGAAAGGACTGGCAGGTAAACGTATAGCCCGCTTGGTGGACAGTCCGCACCTCCCTGAGGGTGAAGCAGTGTTCAAGATAGCAACTGAAGGGATTATTGACTAA
- a CDS encoding CoB--CoM heterodisulfide reductase iron-sulfur subunit A family protein → MADENKQEATEEPKIGVYVCHCGINIGGVVDIDAVKDYAATLPNVEVSEEYKYFCSDPGQDMIQKDVKEGKVNRVVVAACSPRLHEPTFRRCIQEAGLNQFLFEFANIREHDSWVHMGEPEAATEKAKDLVRMAVAKARLLEPLEASKVQVDNKALVIGGGVAGIQSALDLADMGFKTYLVEKQPTIGGRMAQLDKTFPTLDCSMCILAPKTVDAAKHENIELISFAEVKEVHGYIGNFQVVIEKKPRYVIEDICTGCGSCSEVCPIEMPNYFDEGMGMVKAISIPFPQAVPLVARIDKDYCIDCKLCDQACGNGAIDHEQEPERIEIDVGTIIVATGYDPYDPSEKKEWSYADAQNVITGLELERLINASGPTMGKVLKPSDGEKPKSVAFIQCVGSRDEQIDKPYCSRVCCMYAMKNAQLIKDKMPDTDVAIYYMDIRAFGKGFEEFYKRSQEKYGIKFIRGRPANVLVNPDETLSIRAEDSLLGKVTEYNYDMVVLSVGLTPPEGAEDLRQTIGLSKSADGFLMEAHPKLRPVDTLTDGVYLAGVSQGPKDIPDAVAQASGAAARAAIPMVKGEVEIEPIIAVVDSDVCGGCEVCLELCPFGAIERKDEQATINVALCKGCGTCVGACPSGAMDQQHFRTGQIFAQIEAALNPGK, encoded by the coding sequence TTGGCAGATGAAAATAAGCAAGAAGCAACTGAAGAACCAAAAATCGGAGTCTATGTGTGTCACTGTGGTATTAACATAGGTGGTGTAGTTGATATTGACGCAGTGAAAGATTACGCAGCAACTCTGCCTAATGTAGAGGTATCAGAAGAATACAAATACTTCTGTTCCGACCCTGGTCAGGACATGATCCAAAAAGACGTTAAAGAAGGTAAAGTTAACCGAGTAGTGGTAGCAGCATGTTCACCTCGACTTCACGAACCAACCTTCCGAAGATGTATCCAGGAAGCAGGACTGAACCAGTTCCTCTTCGAATTCGCTAACATCCGGGAACACGACTCCTGGGTGCACATGGGCGAACCAGAAGCAGCAACTGAAAAGGCAAAAGACCTGGTAAGAATGGCAGTAGCCAAAGCCCGGTTACTGGAGCCTCTGGAAGCATCCAAGGTTCAGGTAGACAACAAAGCTCTGGTTATAGGTGGAGGAGTAGCTGGTATCCAGTCTGCACTGGACCTGGCTGACATGGGATTCAAAACCTACCTGGTAGAAAAACAGCCCACCATCGGTGGAAGAATGGCCCAGCTGGACAAAACTTTCCCCACTCTGGACTGTTCCATGTGTATCCTAGCACCTAAGACTGTGGACGCTGCTAAACATGAAAACATCGAACTCATATCCTTTGCTGAAGTGAAGGAAGTTCACGGTTACATTGGTAACTTCCAAGTGGTAATTGAGAAGAAGCCAAGATACGTCATAGAAGACATCTGTACTGGTTGCGGAAGCTGTTCTGAAGTTTGTCCCATAGAAATGCCCAACTACTTCGATGAGGGTATGGGTATGGTTAAAGCAATTTCCATTCCATTCCCACAAGCTGTGCCACTGGTGGCCAGAATTGACAAAGATTACTGTATCGATTGTAAACTCTGTGACCAGGCATGTGGTAACGGAGCAATTGACCACGAGCAGGAGCCAGAAAGAATCGAAATCGATGTGGGTACCATTATCGTGGCCACTGGTTACGACCCCTACGACCCAAGTGAGAAGAAAGAATGGTCCTATGCAGATGCTCAGAACGTGATCACTGGTTTAGAACTGGAAAGACTGATCAACGCCTCTGGACCTACCATGGGTAAAGTATTAAAACCATCCGATGGTGAAAAGCCAAAAAGCGTTGCCTTTATCCAGTGTGTGGGTAGCCGTGACGAACAAATTGACAAACCATACTGTTCCCGTGTGTGCTGTATGTACGCCATGAAAAACGCACAGCTCATCAAAGACAAAATGCCAGACACAGATGTAGCAATTTACTACATGGATATCCGTGCCTTCGGTAAAGGATTTGAAGAGTTCTACAAACGGTCCCAGGAGAAATACGGTATCAAATTCATCCGCGGACGACCAGCAAACGTCTTGGTCAACCCAGATGAAACTCTATCCATCCGTGCAGAAGACAGCTTACTGGGTAAAGTCACTGAGTACAACTATGACATGGTAGTGCTCTCTGTGGGATTAACTCCACCAGAAGGAGCTGAAGACCTTAGACAGACCATCGGTTTATCCAAATCCGCTGACGGATTCCTCATGGAAGCTCACCCCAAACTCCGCCCAGTGGACACCTTAACTGACGGTGTGTACCTGGCTGGTGTTTCTCAAGGTCCTAAGGATATTCCTGACGCTGTGGCCCAGGCTTCTGGTGCCGCTGCTCGAGCAGCCATACCCATGGTTAAAGGTGAAGTGGAAATCGAACCAATTATCGCTGTGGTTGACTCTGACGTCTGTGGTGGATGTGAAGTCTGCTTGGAGCTATGTCCATTCGGAGCCATTGAAAGGAAGGATGAACAAGCCACCATCAATGTTGCACTGTGTAAGGGATGCGGAACCTGTGTAGGTGCCTGTCCATCCGGTGCCATGGACCAGCAGCACTTTAGAACCGGCCAGATCTTCGCTCAGATCGAAGCCGCTTTAAACCCTGGTAAATAA
- a CDS encoding DUF169 domain-containing protein, producing the protein MDYQELGEKLKTILKLEREPVAIKWVSREPRNIPKEQGKSRFCTKLDKAMNGEIFYSTAEEEECMGGLRYTGMKDPQQFPVNMRSGSFLVPGGVYKSIPAVQRSWKENMAIEPNIFRAIIFAPLKEADFEPDVIFIVANSRQGMLLLHANAYDSGSHGLGADSGPICSSMAAIPYLTGKVTYGFGDIGSRNNMDLKDEEIMVSIPANDLERITQNMAEMKTKTFFRD; encoded by the coding sequence ATGGATTATCAGGAACTTGGTGAAAAACTAAAAACTATTTTAAAACTGGAAAGAGAACCCGTGGCCATTAAATGGGTCTCCAGAGAACCTCGAAATATTCCCAAAGAACAGGGGAAATCTAGGTTCTGCACTAAACTGGATAAGGCCATGAATGGAGAGATTTTCTATTCCACTGCTGAAGAAGAAGAATGTATGGGTGGTCTCAGGTATACTGGAATGAAGGACCCTCAACAATTCCCTGTTAACATGCGCAGTGGTTCATTTCTGGTTCCAGGAGGAGTTTATAAAAGCATCCCCGCAGTTCAACGATCTTGGAAAGAAAATATGGCCATAGAACCCAATATCTTCCGTGCAATAATATTTGCACCTCTAAAAGAAGCAGATTTCGAACCAGATGTCATATTCATTGTAGCCAATTCTCGGCAAGGCATGTTGTTATTACATGCCAATGCATATGATTCTGGATCACATGGATTAGGTGCAGATTCCGGACCCATATGCAGTTCAATGGCTGCTATACCCTACCTTACCGGCAAGGTTACCTATGGATTTGGAGATATTGGCTCCAGGAATAACATGGACTTGAAAGATGAAGAAATTATGGTAAGCATTCCAGCAAATGACTTGGAAAGGATAACTCAAAACATGGCAGAAATGAAAACAAAAACATTCTTCCGTGATTAA
- a CDS encoding serine hydroxymethyltransferase produces the protein MSDNQKYAQQIKDITKKHHRWMQDSINLIASENITSISVREALATDLSHRYAEGLSGERLYEGCQYIDEIENITVDLSKKIFKAEHANVQPISGVVANMASFFALAQHGDNMLALEVPVGGHISHAHVSAAGIRGLEVFPHPFDAEKMNIDSDAMKKEILAKKPKIVLLGGSLFLFPHPVEEAREAADEVGAKVMYDGAHVLGLIAGGKFQDPLKEGADLLVGSTHKTFPGPQGGIILCKDELKDDIDEAVFPGVVSNHHLHHLAALGIATAEMLEYGADYADQIVRNAKALAQSFHELGFNVLCEELGFTESHQVAMDVSNLGKASKMAKDLEANNIILNKNLLPWDDVNRSDDPSGIRVGTQELTRRGLKESHMMEVAEFIKKVVVDGKDVKMEVTEFISSYDTVHYAFRSDRAYDYIDF, from the coding sequence ATGTCAGATAATCAAAAATACGCTCAGCAAATAAAGGATATTACAAAAAAACATCATAGATGGATGCAAGACAGTATCAACCTCATTGCAAGTGAGAATATTACCAGTATCAGTGTGAGGGAAGCCCTGGCCACTGACCTCTCCCACCGTTATGCAGAAGGACTTTCTGGTGAGCGTTTGTACGAAGGCTGCCAGTATATAGATGAAATCGAAAACATCACTGTGGACCTCTCCAAAAAAATATTCAAAGCAGAACACGCCAATGTACAGCCCATATCAGGAGTGGTGGCCAACATGGCATCATTCTTCGCCTTAGCCCAGCACGGAGATAACATGCTCGCCCTGGAAGTTCCTGTGGGAGGCCATATCAGCCATGCACATGTGAGTGCTGCTGGAATCAGAGGATTGGAAGTATTTCCCCACCCATTCGATGCAGAAAAGATGAACATCGACTCTGATGCCATGAAGAAAGAAATACTGGCAAAAAAACCTAAAATAGTCCTCCTGGGAGGTAGTTTATTCTTATTCCCCCACCCTGTGGAAGAAGCAAGAGAAGCAGCTGACGAAGTGGGGGCAAAAGTTATGTATGACGGTGCGCATGTTCTGGGCCTTATAGCTGGAGGTAAATTCCAGGATCCATTAAAAGAAGGAGCCGACCTCTTAGTGGGCAGTACCCACAAAACCTTCCCCGGACCACAGGGAGGTATAATTCTCTGTAAAGATGAACTTAAAGATGATATTGACGAGGCAGTTTTCCCTGGTGTGGTTAGTAACCATCACTTGCATCATTTGGCTGCCCTGGGCATAGCCACCGCAGAAATGCTGGAATACGGAGCAGATTATGCTGATCAGATAGTCAGAAACGCTAAGGCACTGGCACAAAGCTTCCATGAACTGGGTTTCAATGTGTTATGTGAAGAATTGGGCTTCACTGAATCACATCAGGTGGCTATGGATGTTTCTAACCTTGGGAAAGCATCTAAGATGGCTAAAGATTTGGAAGCTAATAACATCATTCTCAATAAGAACCTTCTGCCCTGGGATGATGTTAATCGCTCTGATGATCCCTCAGGCATAAGAGTGGGAACCCAGGAGTTAACCCGCAGAGGATTAAAGGAATCCCACATGATGGAAGTTGCCGAATTCATAAAAAAAGTTGTTGTTGATGGTAAAGATGTTAAAATGGAAGTAACTGAATTTATAAGCTCTTATGACACAGTGCATTATGCTTTCCGCAGTGACCGGGCTTATGATTACATAGATTTTTAA
- a CDS encoding dihydromethanopterin reductase (acceptor), whose product MKIAWAFTGAGHLLLESVELLEKIASKHQVTVLLSGAGEEVLKMYGLFNRVKSITGGYYQELILEKDQMWSYPISGRFSLGRYDLLIVSPTTSNTIAKLVHGIADSLVTNAVAQAGKGKVKTLLVPVDWESGDVDTVLPSKLELDLCQNCDTCEAAAACPPDAITPGVEINLLKCQGCAACQVACPYGAVSGGSIITIHMRKIDVENTRKLHRLDGVTVLKDPSEILNNL is encoded by the coding sequence ATGAAAATAGCTTGGGCCTTCACTGGAGCAGGCCATCTGCTCCTGGAGAGTGTTGAACTTTTGGAAAAAATTGCATCAAAACATCAAGTTACTGTGCTCCTTTCCGGTGCAGGTGAAGAAGTTCTGAAAATGTATGGACTCTTTAACCGAGTTAAATCCATTACTGGTGGTTACTACCAGGAACTAATTCTTGAAAAGGATCAGATGTGGAGTTATCCCATATCTGGCCGCTTTTCCCTGGGAAGATACGATCTCTTGATTGTCTCTCCCACCACCTCCAACACCATTGCCAAACTGGTGCATGGAATAGCCGACAGCCTGGTAACCAATGCCGTTGCCCAAGCTGGTAAAGGGAAGGTGAAAACCCTTCTGGTTCCAGTGGATTGGGAATCTGGAGATGTGGATACTGTCCTACCATCCAAACTGGAACTGGACCTTTGTCAGAACTGCGACACTTGTGAGGCGGCAGCTGCCTGCCCTCCCGATGCCATAACCCCTGGTGTGGAGATCAACCTCCTAAAGTGTCAGGGCTGTGCTGCCTGCCAAGTGGCATGCCCCTACGGTGCTGTAAGTGGAGGTAGCATCATCACCATCCACATGCGCAAGATAGATGTGGAAAACACCCGAAAACTTCACAGATTAGATGGGGTAACTGTGCTGAAAGACCCTTCAGAAATTTTAAACAACCTATAA
- a CDS encoding HEAT repeat domain-containing protein, translating into MPEEHKRIDFLLEELRSDDWKVREDAAELLAEVGDPDAVEPLIEALNDEDWHVREAAALALGIFEDERAVEPLIKLMDDEKANVRYGAALSLSIVGDQRAVESLSKATKDDNSVVRKVAKIALKEIKNRN; encoded by the coding sequence TTGCCTGAAGAACATAAAAGAATTGATTTTCTGTTAGAAGAACTCAGAAGTGATGATTGGAAGGTTCGTGAAGACGCTGCCGAGCTTTTAGCTGAGGTCGGAGACCCTGATGCAGTGGAACCCTTGATTGAAGCCTTGAATGATGAAGACTGGCATGTGAGGGAGGCTGCTGCCCTTGCACTGGGAATTTTTGAAGATGAAAGAGCTGTGGAACCATTAATCAAACTTATGGATGATGAAAAAGCCAATGTAAGGTACGGAGCTGCTCTCAGTCTTTCTATTGTTGGGGACCAGAGAGCAGTGGAAAGCCTGTCGAAGGCCACCAAAGATGACAACTCAGTGGTGCGTAAAGTGGCTAAAATAGCACTTAAAGAGATAAAAAACCGTAACTAA